CACAGCCCGCCATGGTCGACGTTGCTGGGCCGGCGGGCGATCAGGACCTGCCCGCCGTCGGCACTGATGATGGCGGCGGCCGCCACATGCACCCTTCTCTTCACCATTGCGTTCATTCACCTTTCCAACTTGCCCGCCCTCGGGGGCGGGATGCTCTGTCCGGCGGCTGACCGATCGCTCAGCTGCGATAGTCGGCGTTGATGGTTACATACTCATGGGAGAGGTCGGTGGTCCATACCGTGGCGCTCTCCTCCCCGCGTCCCAGGTCGATGCGAATGGGGATCTCCTCCCTGGCCATCACCGCACTGCCGGCCTCTTCCGTGTAGCAGGGCGCCCGGCCACCGGCCTCCACCAGGCGAACCTCGCCCAGGTCGATGGCCACCCGGGAGACATCGAAGTCCACGACCGGCGCACGGCCGACCGCCGCCAGTATCCGACCCCAGTTGGCATCCGAGGCAAAGAGCGCGGTCTTGACCAGCGGCGAGTTGGCCACGGTGAAGGCCACGTCGAGAGCCTCCTGACGGCTCGCGGCCCCGTTCACCTGCAGGGTCACGAACTTGGTGGCTCCCTCGCCGTCGCGGATGATCGCCTGGGCCAGCTCAGTCATGACCCGCTGCAGACCGTTGCGGAAGATGGCGATGGCCTCCTCCCCCTCGACCCGCGGTCCCTGCTGGGTAGTGATCAGCATGCAGGCGTCGTTGGTGGAGGTGTCGCCGTCCACGGTGATGCAGTTGAAGGAGCGATCCACCGTCTCGCGCAGCATCTCCTCGAGCAGCGCCTGGTCGAGGGTGGCGTCGGTGGCCACGAAGGCCAGCATGGTCGCCATGTTGGGCTGGATCATGCCCGAGCCCTTGGCGATGCCGTTGATGGTGACCGTGGCCTCCCCCAGCGCCAGGGTCACGCTGGCACCCTTGGCGCGGGTGTCGGTGGTGAGGATGCCCTCGGCGGCCTGGTGCCAGGAGGCCCCCTCCTCCGCCAGGTTCGCCAGCGCCACGGGCAGGCCCGCCAGCACCCGCTCCATGGGCAGCGGCTCGCCGATCACCCCGGTGGAGAACGGCAGCACGGCTTCGCCGGGCACCCCGGCCAGGCGCCCCAGCTCGGCGCAGGTGGCGCGGGCATCGGCAAGACCTACCTCACCGGTACCGGCATTGGCGTTGCCGGTATTGATCACCAGGTAGCGGGCCGGCTGGCCGGAGGCCAGGTGCTCGCGGGCCACGGTGACCGGCGCCGCGCAGAAGGCGTTGCGGGTAAAGGTCCCCGCCACGCGGGCACCGGCGGGCGCCTCGATCACCACCAGGTCACGGCGGTTGGCCTTCTTGATGCCCGCCATGGCGGTGCCCAGGCGCACGCCGGGGATCGCCGGCATCTCGGGAAAGCTTGCATTACCCACTGCCATCGTCTCGTCTCCTGTCTGCTGGGCGGCGGCTCAGTCCAGCTTGCCGCAGCACTGCTTGAACTTCTTGCCCGACCCGCAGGGGCAGGGATCGTTGCGGCCCACCTTGGGCCCCTCGCGGCGCACCGGGCGTCCATCCGCTCCCGGCAGCGGCGCCCCCGACTCCTCGGGGCGGTCGAGCGCATCGGGATCCTCGTGACGGCTGTCCGCCATGGCCTTCTCGCGCTCCAGCGCCTCGCGACGCTTCTGCTCGAGCTCCTCGACCTCCTCGGGACGCCGCACCTGCACATGGCTGAGGATGCGCGTCACATCGGCCTTGATATTGGCCAGCAGGTTCTGGAACAGCTCGAAGGATTCGCGCTTGTACTCCTGCTTGGGGTTCTTCTGGGCGTAGCCGCGCAGGTGGATGCCCCGGCGCAGATGGTCCATGGACTGCAGGTGCTCCTTCCAGCGGGTGTCGAGCACCTGCAGCATCACCTGCTTCTCGAAGCGGCGCATCAGGGCCTCGCCGGCCTCGGCCACCTTGGCCTCGTAGGTCTCGCGATGCAGGGTCTGCAGCCGCTCGCGCAGCTGCTCCTCGTGGAAGCGGTCGTCCTCCTCGGCCCACTGCACCACCGGGACGTCCAGGTTGAACTCGGCCTTGAGGTGGTCCTGAAGCCCGGGGAGATCCCACTGCTCGGCGAGGCTCTGGGGCGGCACATAGTCGCTGATGGCCAGGTCCAGCACCTCCTGGCGAATGCCCGCCACGGCCTCGGAGACCTGTTCGGCGGCCAGGATCTCGTTGCGCTGCTCGTAGATCACCCGGCGCTGGTCGTTGGCCACGTCATCATACTCGAGCAGCTGCTTGCGGATATCGAAGTTGCGGCTCTCGACCTTCTTCTGGGCGCGCTCCACGGCGTTGGAGACCATCTTGTGTTCGATCGCCTCGCCGCGCTCCAGGCCCAGGGCCTTCATCATGCGCTGCACCCGGTCGGAGCCGAACAGCCGCATCAGGCTGTCCTCCAGCGACAGGAAGAAACGGGTCGAGCCCGGGTCCCCCTGGCGACCGGCACGGCCACGAAGCTGGTTGTCGATGCGCCGCGATTCGTGGCGCTCGGAGCCGATCACGTGCAGGCCGCCGGCGGCCAGCACCGCATCGTGGCGCTCCTGCCAGGCGGC
The Halomonas alkalicola DNA segment above includes these coding regions:
- the argJ gene encoding bifunctional glutamate N-acetyltransferase/amino-acid acetyltransferase ArgJ, which encodes MAVGNASFPEMPAIPGVRLGTAMAGIKKANRRDLVVIEAPAGARVAGTFTRNAFCAAPVTVAREHLASGQPARYLVINTGNANAGTGEVGLADARATCAELGRLAGVPGEAVLPFSTGVIGEPLPMERVLAGLPVALANLAEEGASWHQAAEGILTTDTRAKGASVTLALGEATVTINGIAKGSGMIQPNMATMLAFVATDATLDQALLEEMLRETVDRSFNCITVDGDTSTNDACMLITTQQGPRVEGEEAIAIFRNGLQRVMTELAQAIIRDGEGATKFVTLQVNGAASRQEALDVAFTVANSPLVKTALFASDANWGRILAAVGRAPVVDFDVSRVAIDLGEVRLVEAGGRAPCYTEEAGSAVMAREEIPIRIDLGRGEESATVWTTDLSHEYVTINADYRS